GGGGAAATGAACCCGATGCAGCTGCGTGAAACCACGCTGGACCCTAACACCCGTCGTCTGGTGCAGCTCACCATCAACGAGCAGGACATCGAACAGACGCTGGCGACCATGGACATGCTGCTGGCGAAAAAGCGCGCCGAAGACCGCCGCAACTGGCTGCAGGAGAAGGGCGACAAGGCTGAACTTGACGTCTGACGCCCGGGCACGATGAAAGTCACGCTGGAAGAGATGCAGGCATTCGTGGTGGTGGTGGACTGCGGGTCCGTCACCGCCGCGGCTGGACAGCTGGGGCAGACCACGTCCGGGATCAGCCGGGCGCTGGGTCGTCTGGAAAGCAAGCTCGGTATGACGCTGCTGCACCGCACCACCCGCCGTCTGGCGTTGTCGGAAGAAGGGCAGATATTCTTGCAACATGCGCGGGATGTGTTGCAGACGGTGGAACTGGCGGAAGAGCAGATTGCGCTACGTCGCAGGAAACCCAGCGGGCGGTTGCGCATCAACGCCGCCGCGTCGTTCATGCAGCATGTGATCGTGCCGCTGATCCCGGAGTTTCGCCGCCGTTATCCCTGTATTTCGCTGGAGCTGAATACTGACGACGTGATTATCGATTTGCTGGAACAGCATACCGATGTTGCGATTCGTATCGGTGAACTGCGTGATTCCAGCATCCATGCCCGGCCGCTGGGCGCCACCCGGCTGCGGATTCTGGCCAGCCCGGAATACCTGAGCCGTCACGGTACGCCGCTCGGCGTGGAGGCGCTGGCCGGTCACACCTTGCTGGGGTTTACCCAGTCCGAGTCGCTTAATCTCTGGCCGCTACGCAGCGCATTTGGTGATTATTACCCGATCGTGCCGACGATTGCGGCGTCCAACGGTGAAATGTTGCGCCAGCTGGCGCTGCGGGGAGAAGGCATTGTACGGCTGTCGGATTTCATGACCCGCGATGATGTGGCGGCTGGTCGGCTGGTGCAGATTCTGGCCGACGACACGCTGGAGATGCGCCTGCCGGTCAATGCGGTGTTCTACCGCAACACCGCGCTGGCCAGCCGGATCGTCAGTTTTCTGGATTTTCTGAGCGAAAAAATGGCGCAGCATCCGCTCTAGCCGTGAAGCGGAAGCCGCGCCGAGGGTAAATTAAGGCGATATCGCCGGAATCAGGCGAAAACCTGATCAAGGTGTGCGCGGTAGCGGGCGATGTCTTGTTCCACGTCCGGCTGCTTGATGACGTCGTTGCAGATAAACGTCGGCAGCGACGACAGGCCGATGAACTGGTTGGCTTTGTGGAACGGCAGGTACACGCCATCCACGCCGACGCCGTGGAAGAACTGATCGGGGTCGGTAAAGGCTTCCAGCGGTGCGTTCCAGGTCAGCGACAGCAGGTAGTGTTTGCCCTGCAACAAGCCGCCGGAGCCGTATTTCTTGCTGGCGTCCGCGCGGGTGCGGCCGTCGCTGGCGTACAGGGAGCCGTGTCCGGCGGTGAACACATCGTCGATGTATTTTTTTAGGATCCACGGCGCGCCCATCCACCAGCCCGGCATCTGGTAGATGACGGCGTCGGCCCACAGGAAATTCTGCACTTCCTGTTCGATGTCGTAGCCTTCGTCCACCGTGGTGATGCGGACGTGGCGACCTTTGTCGCGCAGGAAAGACGCGGCGACGTCCGTCAGGGTACGGTTGAGTTCGCCTTTGGAATGACCAAAAGATTTTCCGGCGTTGATGATGAGTACGTTATGCATGGCTGATGACCTCGAATGGCATAAATAAGCATGTGCTGGAAGCCAGTCTAGCCGCCGGATTAACGAAGAAAAATGTGCCGTGGCGCACAACACTGTTGCCGAATCGTCAATAATCGTCGGTTTTGAACCGGGGCAAGGCGTCGCGGCAACGGGATGCAGTGAAGAGAGACACGACTTGCGGTACTATCCGGGCAGCTTTTGCCACCACGTGGCTTATCGCGTAAAAATTAAGCGAGTTTTTTGAACATGGCGAAACGCCACGGTTTAAGGATTATCAATGAGTGACATGACTCATGACGGCGCAGAGCGTCTTGCGCTGCACACGTTTACCGAGAACGCCTATCTCAACTACTCCATGTACGTCATCATGGACCGGGCGCTCCCCTTTATTGGCGACGGCCTCAAGCCGGTTCAGCGCCGTATCGTGTATGCGATGTCTGAACTGGGGCTGAGCGCCAGCGCTAAATTCAAGAAATCCGCCCGTACGGTGGGCGACGTGCTGGGTAAATACCATCCGCACGGCGACAGCGCCTGTTACGAGGCGATGGTGCTGATGGCGCAACCCTTCTCCTACCGCTACCCGCTGGTGGACGGTCAGGGCAACTGGGGGGCGCCGGACGATCCCAAATCGTTCGCCGCCATGCGTTATACCGAATCTCGTTTGTCGAAGTATGCCGAAGTGCTGCTGGGCGAGCTGGGTCAGGGGACGGTGGATTACGTGCCGAACTTTGACGGCACGATGCAGGAGCCGAAGATGCTGCCTGCCCGTTTGCCCAACATCCTGCTCAACGGCACCACCGGCATCGCGGTCGGCATGGCCACCGATATTCCGCCGCACAACGTGCGTGAAGTGGCGGCGGCGGCGGTAGCGCTGATCGATGAGCCGGACACCCAACTGGACGCGCTGCTGCGCTACGTGCAGGGACCGGATTTCCCCACCGAGGCGGAAATCATCACCCCGCGCGACGAAACCCGCAAAATGTACGAAAGCGGCCGCGGCTCGGTGCGTATGCGGGCGGTATGGAAAAAAGAAGACGGTAGCGTGGTGATCACCGCGCTGCCGCACCAGGTGTCGGGGGCGCGGGTGCTGGAGCAAATCGCCAGCCAGATGCGCGCCAAGAAGTTGCCGATGATCGACGATCTGCGCGACGAGTCCGACCATGAGAACCCGACCCGGCTGGTGCTGGTGCCGCGTTCCAACCGTATCGATCTGGATCTGGTGATGAACCACCTGTTCGCCACCACCGATCTGGAAAAAAGCTACCGTATCAACATGAATATGATCGGCCTGGATGGCCGCCCCAGTGTGAAAGGGCTGCGGGAAATCCTGACCGAGTGGCTGGCGTTCCGCCGCGACACCGTGCGCCGCCGTTTGAACTTCCGGCTGGATAAGGTGCTCAAGCGCCTGCATATTCTGGAAGGCTTGCTGATTGCGTTCCTGAACATTGATGAAGTCATTCATATCATCCGCAACGAAGATGAGCCGAAGCCGGTGCTGATGGCGAAGTTCGGACTGAGCGATACCCAGGCCGAAGCGATTCTGGAACTGAAATTGCGTCATTTGGCCAAGCTGGAAGAGATGAAGATCCGCGGCGAGCAGGACGATCTGGCTAAAGAACGCGATCAGATCCAGGCGCTGTTGGCGTCTGAGCGCAAAATGAACAGCTTGCTGAAGAAAGAGATTCAGGAAGACGCCAAAGCCTACGGCGATGAGCGTCGTTCGCCGTTGCATGAACGCGGCGAAGCCAAAGCCATGAGCGAACATGACCTGTCTCCTTCCGAACCGGTGACCATCGTGCTGTCGGAAATGGGCTGGGTGCGTAGCGCCAAGGGGCACGACATCGACCCGTCCGGCCTGAGTTACAAGGCCGGCGACGCCTACCGTGCCGCCGCCCGCGGCAAAAGCAACCAGCCGGTGGTGTTCATGGATTCCACCGGGCGCAGCTATGCGCTGGATCCGCTCACGCTGCCGTCGGCGCGTGGTCAGGGCGAGCCGTTGACCGGTAAGCTGACGCTGCCGCCGGGCGCCACCATCGAGCAGGTGCTGATGGCGGCGGACAACCAGCGGCTACTGCTGGCCTCCGACGCCGGTTACGGCTTTATCTGTACCTTTGCCGATCTGGTGGCCCGCAACCGGGTGGGTAAAGCGGTGCTGACCCTGCCGGACAATGCGCACGTGCTGCCGCCGCTGGAGCTTCAGCGTGACGATGACTTGTTGCTGACCGTGACCGCGGCCGGCCGCATGCTGCTGTTCCCGGTAGCCGACCTGCCGGAGCTGTCCAAAGGCAAGGGCAACAAGATCGTCTCGATCCCGGCGGCGCAGCTGGCCAGCGGCGACGATCGGATCTTGTGGCTGATGCCGATCGCACCACAATCCACCATCACGCTGCATGCCGGCAAACGCAAGTACTCGTTGCGCCCGGAAGAACTGCAGAAATATCAGGCCAGCCGGGGCTGTAAAGGCACGGCGCTGCCGCGCGGTCTGCAACGCGTCGATCGTATCGAGGTTGACGCGCCGGCCGGCATCGCCAGCGCCGGCAGCAGTGAAGAATAGTTCTTCCTGTAGGCTGGCGGCCCGTCGTTGCGAGCGGCGGGCCGTAAACGGGGCGCCCTGTTTTTTGATGGGCGCCGATGCCGGGGCGGCATTTCCCGTCGTGATTTCCTTTTCGTCTTTCCCTGTACGTCCAATAGCCGCTTTTGGGTGGACAACGCGATCTGCCGCGGCAAGGTTCGCCGTGTGTTTTATCGCGAAGCCGCTATACTAGCGGCGGCTGTTGGCTAATGAGGTTGCTATGTTATTCATTCTCCGGTTTTTGGTGGTGATCGTTTATTCCGTAGTGCTCTGTCTGGCAGGGTTGGTTTACTGCCTGTTTACCCCGAAAGATCCCCGTCATGTTTCCCGGTTTGGCCGCCTGTTCGGGCGTTTGTCGGTGGTGTTTGGTCTGAAGGTGGAAGTCCGCTATCCGCAGCCGTCTCACTTTGACGGCAACTGTATTTATATCGCCAACCATCAGAACAACTATGACATGGTGACGGCGTCGAATGCGGCGATTCCGGGCACCGTGACCGTGGGCAAGAAGAGCCTGGTGTGGATCCCGTTTTTCGGCCCGTTGTACTGGCTTTCCGGCAATCTGCTGATTGACCGGGATAACCGCGCCAAAGCGCATGGCACCATCTCGCAGGTGGTGAAGCATATTCAAGAGCGCAACATTTCGGTGTGGATGTTTCCGGAAGGCACTCGCAGCCGCGGGCGCGGCCTGCTGCCGTTCAAAACCGGCGCGTTCCATGCCGCGATTGCCGCCGGCGTGCCGGTGGTGCCGATCTGCGTGTCCAGCACCCATAAAAAAGTGAAGCTGAACCGCTGGAATAACGGGCATGTGATTGTCGAGATACTGCCGCCGATTGACTGTAGCGCTTACGGTAAAGAACAGGTCCGCGAACTGGCCGCTTATTGCCATGACCTGATGGCGGCGAAAATCGCACAGCTGGACGCGGAAGTCGCACAGCGCGAAGCGGCGGAAAAACGCTAAGTCAGCGCGAGGATGCGCGGCGTGACCCTGCGGGCGGTGTTACGGCCCGGAATGGAGTAAAGGATTGAACAGGTTTTCGGAGTCATTATGTCATTGAGTCGGCGTCAGTTTATTCAGGCTTCGGGCATTGCGCTGTGCGCGGGTGCAATGCCGCTGACGGCCAGAGCCGACGGCGGGAAAAACCCACTGCCTGTTCCCCCTCTGCTGGAATCCCGCCGCGGGCAGCCGGTCTTTTTGACCATGCAACGGGCGCACTGGTCCTTCTCCGGCGAGCGGAAAAACCCGGTATGGGGGTTTAACGGCCGTTATCTTGGCCCGACGGTGCGGGTGTTCAGCAATGACGACGTCAAGCTGATTTACAGCAACCGCCTGAATGAACCGGTGTCGATGACCGTCAGCGGCCTGCAGGTTCCGGGTTCGCTGATGGGCGGCGCCGGCCGCATGATTCAGCCTAATATGGACTGGTCGCCGGTGTTGCCGGTACGTCAGGCGGCGGCCACTTGCTGGTATCACGCCAATACGCCCAACCGCATGGCGCCGCACGTCTATAACGGTCTGGCCGGCCTGTGGCTGGTGGAAGATAGTCTCAGCAAGTCGCTGCCGATTCCCAATCATTACGGCGTGGATGATTTCCCGCTGATTATCCAGGACAAGCGGCTGGATAACTTTGGCGCGCCGCTGTACAACCCGCCCAGCAGCGGCGGTTTTATGGGGGATACGCTGCTGGTGAACGGCGCGCGCAACCCGTATGTGGAAGTCTCCCGCGGCTGGGTTCGCCTGCGCTTGCTCAACGCCTCCAACGCCCGCCGCTATGTGATGCGCATGAGCGACGGCCGGCCGCTGCACCTGATTGCCAACGATCAGGGTTTTCTGCCCGCGCCGATGGCGTTGAACCAGATGTCGCTGGCACCCGGCGAGCGCCGTGAAGTGCTGGTCGATATGTCTCAGGGCAACGAGGCGACGCTGACCGCCGGCGAATCCGCCAGCATCATGCAGCGGCTGCGCGGATTGTTTGAACCCTCCAATATTCTGGTGTCGTCGGCAATTCTGACCCTGAGGCCCACCGGCCTGCTGCCGCTGGTGACCAACACTCTGCCGATGCGCCTGCTGGCCGACAATATCATCGACGGCGCGGTCAGCCGGACGCGCGAATTTCGCCTCGGCGACAGCCTGCCGGGCATCAACGGCGCCATGTGGGACATGAATCGTGTTGATGTACAGACGCAGGTCGGGCGCTATGAGCGTTGGATTGTGCACGCCGACCAGCCGCAACCGTTCCACGTTCAGGGCGCGGCGTTTCTGGTGCGTAGCGTGAACGGCGGCCTGACGCCGCCGGAGGACAGCGGCTGGAAAGACACCGTCTGGGTAGAAAACGATGTGGAACTGCTGGTGTATTTCGGCCAGTTCTCCACGCCGCAGTTCCCGTTCCTGTATTACAGCCACACGCTGGAAATGGCCGATCGCGGCTCCATCGCTCAACTGGTGGCGCAAGCTTCCAACGGATAGCGCAGCCCTGACGGACGTCGCCCGCGCGTCAGACGTGGGCGACAGGAACGGGCGCGGCGCTAGTCTTTGCGCGGCGCATCGGTGCGCGGCTGATCCGGGTCCGGCCCCAGTCGCTTGCCGCAGTCAAGCGTTGCCACTTCGCTTAGTTCTTCTTTCTCCAGCCGGAAGTCAAACACCTCGAAATTTTCCCGAATACGCGCCGGGGTAACGGATTTGGGGATCACCACCAGACCGCAGTCAAGATGCCAGCGGATCACGATCTGCGCCGGCGTTTTACCGTATTTTTTCGCCAGCGCGTGGATCACCGGGTGGTCGAATACGCCTTCTCCGCCCTGCGCCAGCGGGCTCCAGGACTCGGTCTGAATGTGGTGGGTGGTGTTCCAGGTGTGCAGCATGCGTTGCTGGAATAACGGGTGCAGCTCGATCTGATTGATGACCGGCATCACGCCGGTTTCTTCTTTCAGGCGTTGCAGGTGGTGCGGATTGAAATTACAGACGCCGACGCTTTTCGCCAGCCCCTGTTCTCTGAGATTGAGCAGTCCGCGCCAGGCTTCGACGTAGGTGTTCTGCTCCGGCAGCGGCCAATGGATCAGATACAGGTCGACGTACTCCAACTGCAGTTTGCGCAGGCTTTCCTCCAGCGCCTGACGCGGATGCGCCTGATCGCTGTTCCACAGTTTGGTGGTGATAAAAATATCGCTGCGCGGGATATCGGTTTGCTGTAACGCTTTGCCGACACCCGTTTCGTTCTTATAAATAGCGGCGGTATCAATGGCGCGATAGCCGATGTTCAGAGCTTCGGTAACGGCTGCAGCGGCCTGTTCGTTGCTGGCCTGCCAGACGCCAAGCCCTAGCTGGGGCATGATATTGCCGTCAGCCAGTTTAACCAGAGGTTGCATCGTCATGTCATTCTCCTTGTTATGTGCCTTCAGCGCCCGGGAGAGATAGCGGGGGGGCATGGCGGCACTGTGGCGATGAGACAAAGACGCCGCCTGGGACGGCGGCGTCTGAATGCCGGTTTTCACATCAGGCAGTGCCTGAGCGCCAGCGGCGGCATGTTTTTAAGTGTAGTCGAAAGTCACCAGCCGCGGTTAGCGGGCGGCTTCGTACACGCGGCGACTGATGTCCAGCGTGATGTCGTGGTGCTCGCCCAGCGCGGTCATGCCGTGCTCTTCCAGCTTCGCCACCATTGCCGGAATGGAGCTGCCGTCCAGTTGGTAGTCGGACAAGCGAGTCGGTACGCCCATCTGTTCGAAGAAAGCGCGGGTGGCGGCGATGGCCGCATCAATGCGCTGGTCTTCGGAGCCATCACGCAGATTCCAGACGCGTTCCGCGTATTGCAGCAGTTTTTCACGTTTCTGGACGCGGCGCTCATTGAGCATTGCCGGCAGCACGATAGCCAGCGTCTGGGCGTGGTCCAGTCCATGCATGGCGGTGATTTCATGGCCCAGCATGTGGGTCGACCAGTCTTGCGGCACGCCGGCGCCGATCAGGCCGTTGAGCGCCATGGTAGCGCTCCACATCACGTTGGCGCGCACGTCGTAGTTGTGTTGCTCTTTCAGCGCGAGCGGACCTTCTTCGATCAGCGTCAGCAGCAGGCCTTCGGCGAAACGGTCCTGTACTTTGGCGTTAGCCGGGTAGGTCAGGTACTGTTCGACGGTATGGACGAAGGCATCCACCACGCCGTTGGCGATCTGACGTTCAGGCAAGGTGTACGTGACTACCGGGTCGAGCACGGCAAAGCGCGGGCACACCAGCGGATTCATGAACGCCTGCTTGTCGCCGCTGCTCTTACGGGTGATGACCGCGCCGCTGTTGGACTCGGAGCCTGTCGCCGGCAGGGTCAGTACCACGCCCAGCGGAGTGGCGGTTTCGATCTGCGCGCCCCAGGTTTGCAGGATGTGCCACGGATCGTCGGCGGCGGTGTAATGT
The DNA window shown above is from Dickeya dadantii NCPPB 898 and carries:
- a CDS encoding LysR family transcriptional regulator, yielding MKVTLEEMQAFVVVVDCGSVTAAAGQLGQTTSGISRALGRLESKLGMTLLHRTTRRLALSEEGQIFLQHARDVLQTVELAEEQIALRRRKPSGRLRINAAASFMQHVIVPLIPEFRRRYPCISLELNTDDVIIDLLEQHTDVAIRIGELRDSSIHARPLGATRLRILASPEYLSRHGTPLGVEALAGHTLLGFTQSESLNLWPLRSAFGDYYPIVPTIAASNGEMLRQLALRGEGIVRLSDFMTRDDVAAGRLVQILADDTLEMRLPVNAVFYRNTALASRIVSFLDFLSEKMAQHPL
- a CDS encoding NAD(P)H-dependent oxidoreductase, which encodes MHNVLIINAGKSFGHSKGELNRTLTDVAASFLRDKGRHVRITTVDEGYDIEQEVQNFLWADAVIYQMPGWWMGAPWILKKYIDDVFTAGHGSLYASDGRTRADASKKYGSGGLLQGKHYLLSLTWNAPLEAFTDPDQFFHGVGVDGVYLPFHKANQFIGLSSLPTFICNDVIKQPDVEQDIARYRAHLDQVFA
- the parC gene encoding DNA topoisomerase IV subunit A — encoded protein: MSDMTHDGAERLALHTFTENAYLNYSMYVIMDRALPFIGDGLKPVQRRIVYAMSELGLSASAKFKKSARTVGDVLGKYHPHGDSACYEAMVLMAQPFSYRYPLVDGQGNWGAPDDPKSFAAMRYTESRLSKYAEVLLGELGQGTVDYVPNFDGTMQEPKMLPARLPNILLNGTTGIAVGMATDIPPHNVREVAAAAVALIDEPDTQLDALLRYVQGPDFPTEAEIITPRDETRKMYESGRGSVRMRAVWKKEDGSVVITALPHQVSGARVLEQIASQMRAKKLPMIDDLRDESDHENPTRLVLVPRSNRIDLDLVMNHLFATTDLEKSYRINMNMIGLDGRPSVKGLREILTEWLAFRRDTVRRRLNFRLDKVLKRLHILEGLLIAFLNIDEVIHIIRNEDEPKPVLMAKFGLSDTQAEAILELKLRHLAKLEEMKIRGEQDDLAKERDQIQALLASERKMNSLLKKEIQEDAKAYGDERRSPLHERGEAKAMSEHDLSPSEPVTIVLSEMGWVRSAKGHDIDPSGLSYKAGDAYRAAARGKSNQPVVFMDSTGRSYALDPLTLPSARGQGEPLTGKLTLPPGATIEQVLMAADNQRLLLASDAGYGFICTFADLVARNRVGKAVLTLPDNAHVLPPLELQRDDDLLLTVTAAGRMLLFPVADLPELSKGKGNKIVSIPAAQLASGDDRILWLMPIAPQSTITLHAGKRKYSLRPEELQKYQASRGCKGTALPRGLQRVDRIEVDAPAGIASAGSSEE
- a CDS encoding 1-acylglycerol-3-phosphate O-acyltransferase — translated: MLFILRFLVVIVYSVVLCLAGLVYCLFTPKDPRHVSRFGRLFGRLSVVFGLKVEVRYPQPSHFDGNCIYIANHQNNYDMVTASNAAIPGTVTVGKKSLVWIPFFGPLYWLSGNLLIDRDNRAKAHGTISQVVKHIQERNISVWMFPEGTRSRGRGLLPFKTGAFHAAIAAGVPVVPICVSSTHKKVKLNRWNNGHVIVEILPPIDCSAYGKEQVRELAAYCHDLMAAKIAQLDAEVAQREAAEKR
- the ftsP gene encoding cell division protein FtsP, coding for MSLSRRQFIQASGIALCAGAMPLTARADGGKNPLPVPPLLESRRGQPVFLTMQRAHWSFSGERKNPVWGFNGRYLGPTVRVFSNDDVKLIYSNRLNEPVSMTVSGLQVPGSLMGGAGRMIQPNMDWSPVLPVRQAAATCWYHANTPNRMAPHVYNGLAGLWLVEDSLSKSLPIPNHYGVDDFPLIIQDKRLDNFGAPLYNPPSSGGFMGDTLLVNGARNPYVEVSRGWVRLRLLNASNARRYVMRMSDGRPLHLIANDQGFLPAPMALNQMSLAPGERREVLVDMSQGNEATLTAGESASIMQRLRGLFEPSNILVSSAILTLRPTGLLPLVTNTLPMRLLADNIIDGAVSRTREFRLGDSLPGINGAMWDMNRVDVQTQVGRYERWIVHADQPQPFHVQGAAFLVRSVNGGLTPPEDSGWKDTVWVENDVELLVYFGQFSTPQFPFLYYSHTLEMADRGSIAQLVAQASNG
- the dkgA gene encoding 2,5-didehydrogluconate reductase DkgA encodes the protein MTMQPLVKLADGNIMPQLGLGVWQASNEQAAAAVTEALNIGYRAIDTAAIYKNETGVGKALQQTDIPRSDIFITTKLWNSDQAHPRQALEESLRKLQLEYVDLYLIHWPLPEQNTYVEAWRGLLNLREQGLAKSVGVCNFNPHHLQRLKEETGVMPVINQIELHPLFQQRMLHTWNTTHHIQTESWSPLAQGGEGVFDHPVIHALAKKYGKTPAQIVIRWHLDCGLVVIPKSVTPARIRENFEVFDFRLEKEELSEVATLDCGKRLGPDPDQPRTDAPRKD
- the yqhD gene encoding alcohol dehydrogenase, giving the protein MQNFTLHTPTKILFGEGQIASLADQIPADARILITYGGGSIKKNGVFDQVINALKGRNVLEFSGIEPNPTYETLMKAVEIVRKEKIDFLLAVGGGSVADGTKFIAAAAHYTAADDPWHILQTWGAQIETATPLGVVLTLPATGSESNSGAVITRKSSGDKQAFMNPLVCPRFAVLDPVVTYTLPERQIANGVVDAFVHTVEQYLTYPANAKVQDRFAEGLLLTLIEEGPLALKEQHNYDVRANVMWSATMALNGLIGAGVPQDWSTHMLGHEITAMHGLDHAQTLAIVLPAMLNERRVQKREKLLQYAERVWNLRDGSEDQRIDAAIAATRAFFEQMGVPTRLSDYQLDGSSIPAMVAKLEEHGMTALGEHHDITLDISRRVYEAAR